CTTTTAAAATTAAAACTGTAGTTCAGGCTACAATTCAAATAATTCTTTCAACAAATTTTCTTTACATGCACACGACCTGCAAATGATTTTACCGCCCAGTAAAAGCTCTTTACCATCCATCACATGTTCGTTGCAAATTTCACATGTCGCTATGTGTTTTGGAAAGCCCGGAATATCATTTTCAGGTACTTCAAACTGAATTTCTTCCAGTACTAAAAGTTCTTCTTCGGGTAATCCTGATACAATTTCCACCCCTTCTTCCATATCTTCAGGAGTAGGTGATGGTTCGCACTTGCCATTTCCTTTAAAAAGGTTTTCAGCCCATTTCCAGAAACCATGACTTGATTTACATGTGTCATCTTTGGCTGAGGCCCTGATGGCTTTTCCACTACTCGTGTTGATAAAGGTCGCTACAAATTTACCATGGTCGTTGTATTTCAAATTTCTATGTCCGAGGGTGCATCCCGTTACGGCCTGCACGCCGTCTGTCATACAGCGGTCTACTTCAACGTATACTATAAGATCCTTATTCTGTTTTGCAGGATCCATGCCGAGTTCTCTC
This window of the Methanobacterium veterum genome carries:
- a CDS encoding FmdE family protein, whose protein sequence is MDEYTTFLEKAKKLHGGVCAGVVMGIRMSMAAMRELGMDPAKQNKDLIVYVEVDRCMTDGVQAVTGCTLGHRNLKYNDHGKFVATFINTSSGKAIRASAKDDTCKSSHGFWKWAENLFKGNGKCEPSPTPEDMEEGVEIVSGLPEEELLVLEEIQFEVPENDIPGFPKHIATCEICNEHVMDGKELLLGGKIICRSCACKENLLKELFEL